The genomic interval CGTCCAGGTCCTTCTGCTTCAGGAAAAGCTGAGCTAAACGCTCTCGAAGCTCGACATGCCTGGGATCGTTATCGAGCGCACGCTGGTAAATCTCTCTGGCCTCGTCTAATCTCCCCTGCGCTTCAAGACTCATCCCGAGCGCCGCTAACGCGGGATCGAACTCTGCGTTACGCTCCAGAAGCTCCTGGAAGACCTGACCGGCCTGCTCCGGCTGTCCCTCTTCCAAATAGAGACGACCCAGGTTATAGCGGGCAACCAGCGAACCCGGATCAACGTCCAACGCTCTTCGATATACCGTAATCGCCTCCTGCGTTCGCTTGGCCTCCGTATGGATAGCGGCGAGTTGCAAGTACGTCTCGGTCCGGTCGGGGTTCAGGTCAATCGCCTGACCGAGATGATGTTCCGCGGCCGAAAGGTTATGCAGGCTCTGATAGACGGCAGCTAGGAGCAGGTGGGCTTGAAGGTTCTTTGAATCAAGGATAAGTGCATGCTCTCCTGTATTGATCGCACCTCGAAAGTCGCCCCGCTTCATGTGCAGATAGGCCAGATGATTGTGCATGATGACAGAGCGGGGGTCGACGCGCAGCGCCCCTTTCTGCCATGCAATTGCTGCCTGATAGTCCCCTGTTTGCTCTGCCAGCAGGCTCCTCATGAATTGGTAGTAGGCCTCAGCCCGTCCTTCCCGCCCGGTCCATTCGGCCGCAGAAGCGACGGCAGCCGGTGGCACTTGAGGCCTGATCGCAGGCTCGGGCGCAGCCGTCTGCGCGGCCGCATACCCTTGCCCGAACACGGCCAGCCCCAACAATCCACAGAGACATTGTCGGGCTCGCTCTAACTTGGCTCTACCCATCCAAATCCTCGCACACTCTTACAGTGGTCGATCACTCCGACCGCCCTATCGTGTCCGATCTGAGCCTAGCAGGTCCAGGGGTCGGAGTCAACGCCGAACACCGCGAGTGAGGTCCTGTTTGCGCGTAGTCACCGATGACGGCCAACAACGCTTCCCGGCCTTCCTCGGACTTCGCGGAAAACGGGATGATCGCATGAGGGTCACTCAGGTCCAGGGCATGGGCGACATCGCGAATCTGCGCGTGACGGGCCGTCCGCCGAAGTTTATCGATCTTGGTGAGAACGGGAACCCAATCGAGAGAGAGATTCTCCAGTAACTGTTTCATCTGCAGGTCCTTCTCCGTGACCCCCTGTCGTGCATCAAGGAGCACGATAACAGCTCGAAGGTCGCGTCCCGCAGCAAGAT from Candidatus Methylomirabilis tolerans carries:
- the yihA gene encoding ribosome biogenesis GTP-binding protein YihA/YsxC — protein: MKILSAEFVTSVSSLTQLPREQRPEIAVVGRSNVGKSSLINSLLRRRGLARVSGIPGRTQLLNFFLVNQDFHLVDLPGYGYAKVPESIRRTWGPLIEGYLAAGRDLRAVIVLLDARQGVTEKDLQMKQLLENLSLDWVPVLTKIDKLRRTARHAQIRDVAHALDLSDPHAIIPFSAKSEEGREALLAVIGDYAQTGPHSRCSALTPTPGPARLRSDTIGRSE